The Micromonospora krabiensis genome window below encodes:
- a CDS encoding ABC transporter permease: MGSVTATVAPATAANVILSFRTFRAIAVSGFRRYSTYRQAALAGVVTNVVFGFLRCYVLLAVAGGAGSVAGYDPRQLATFVWVGQGLLAVVLLWGWTELADRIRTGDVTADLLRPVHPVTAYLATDLGRAGYAALARLLPPVLVGPLFFAVHLPARWSTAPLFVVSAAVAVVLCFACRFLVNATAYWLEDVRGPMILWTLGSGVLAGLYFPLRFLPEWLYQTLWIVTPFPSLLQTPLDVLVERDPTPVQVGLVAVQVGWAVLLLGASRWVQGRAERRLVVQGG, from the coding sequence GTGGGCTCGGTCACCGCCACTGTGGCACCGGCCACCGCCGCAAACGTTATCCTATCGTTTCGGACATTTAGGGCTATAGCCGTATCCGGTTTCCGACGATACTCCACCTATCGTCAGGCCGCGTTGGCCGGCGTCGTGACCAACGTCGTCTTCGGCTTCCTGCGCTGCTACGTGCTGCTCGCCGTGGCCGGCGGGGCCGGCTCCGTGGCCGGGTACGACCCCCGGCAGCTCGCCACCTTCGTCTGGGTTGGACAGGGCCTGCTCGCCGTGGTCCTGCTCTGGGGCTGGACCGAGCTGGCCGACCGGATCCGCACCGGTGACGTCACCGCGGACCTGCTCCGACCCGTCCACCCGGTGACCGCGTACCTCGCCACCGATCTGGGTCGCGCCGGTTACGCCGCGCTGGCCCGGCTGCTGCCGCCCGTGCTGGTGGGCCCGCTCTTCTTCGCGGTGCACCTGCCCGCGCGCTGGTCGACGGCGCCGCTCTTCGTCGTCTCGGCCGCCGTCGCGGTCGTGCTCTGCTTCGCCTGCCGCTTCCTGGTCAACGCCACGGCCTACTGGCTGGAGGACGTCCGCGGACCGATGATCCTCTGGACGCTCGGCTCCGGGGTGCTGGCCGGGCTCTACTTCCCGCTGCGGTTCCTGCCGGAGTGGCTCTACCAGACACTGTGGATCGTCACCCCGTTCCCGAGCCTGTTGCAGACGCCGCTCGACGTGCTCGTCGAACGCGATCCCACGCCGGTGCAGGTCGGGCTCGTCGCCGTCCAGGTGGGGTGGGCCGTGCTGCTGCTCGGGGCGTCCCGGTGGGTGCAGGGTCGCGCGGAGCGCCGGCTGGTGGTGCAGGGTGGGTGA
- the murA gene encoding UDP-N-acetylglucosamine 1-carboxyvinyltransferase → MTDDVLVVHGGTPLEGRIRVRGAKNLVSKAMVAALLGDSPSRLFDVPKIRDVEVVRGLLGLHGVKVTDGEEEGELVFDPANVESASTDQINVHAGSSRIPILFCGPLLHRLGHAFIPDLGGCHIGPRPIDFHLQALREFGATVDKRPEGLHLSAPNGLRGTKFALPYPSVGATEQVLLTAVMAEGVTELRNAAVEPEILDLICVLQKMGAIIKVHTDRVIEIQGVPKLHGYTHRPIPDRIEAASWAAAALATRGHVEVLGAQQADMMTFLNIFRSVGGEYEVTDLRPPRNGQPGQEGGIRFWHPGGELKSVALETDVHPGFMTDWQQPLVVALTQARGLSIVHETVYEQRLGYTEALNSMGANIQVYRDCLGGTPCRFGRRNFKHSAVIAGPSKLHAADLVIPDLRAGFSHLIAALAAEGTSRVYGVDLINRGYEDFEAKLADLGAHVERP, encoded by the coding sequence TTGACCGACGACGTCCTGGTCGTGCACGGAGGCACTCCGCTGGAAGGGCGGATCCGCGTGCGCGGCGCGAAGAACCTGGTCTCCAAGGCGATGGTCGCCGCGCTGCTCGGCGACAGCCCGAGCCGGCTGTTCGACGTGCCGAAGATCCGCGACGTCGAGGTGGTCCGGGGTCTGCTCGGTCTGCACGGCGTCAAGGTCACCGACGGTGAGGAAGAGGGCGAGCTCGTCTTCGACCCGGCCAACGTCGAAAGCGCCAGCACCGATCAGATCAACGTGCACGCGGGGTCGAGCCGGATCCCGATCCTGTTCTGCGGCCCCCTGCTGCACCGCCTCGGGCACGCGTTCATCCCGGACCTGGGCGGCTGCCACATCGGCCCCCGGCCGATCGACTTCCACCTCCAGGCGCTGCGCGAGTTCGGCGCCACGGTCGACAAGCGCCCGGAGGGCCTGCACCTGTCCGCTCCGAACGGCCTGCGGGGCACGAAGTTCGCACTGCCGTACCCGAGCGTGGGCGCCACCGAGCAGGTGCTGCTCACCGCGGTGATGGCCGAGGGCGTCACCGAGCTGCGCAACGCGGCGGTGGAGCCGGAGATCCTCGACCTGATCTGCGTCCTGCAGAAGATGGGCGCGATCATCAAGGTGCACACCGACCGGGTGATCGAGATCCAGGGCGTGCCGAAGCTGCACGGCTACACCCACCGGCCGATCCCGGACCGCATCGAGGCCGCGAGCTGGGCCGCCGCCGCGCTGGCCACCCGCGGCCACGTCGAGGTGCTCGGCGCGCAGCAGGCCGACATGATGACCTTCCTGAACATCTTCCGCTCGGTCGGCGGCGAGTACGAGGTCACCGACCTGCGGCCGCCGCGCAACGGCCAGCCGGGCCAGGAGGGCGGCATCCGGTTCTGGCACCCGGGCGGCGAGCTCAAGTCGGTCGCGCTGGAGACCGACGTGCACCCCGGCTTCATGACCGACTGGCAGCAGCCCCTCGTGGTGGCGCTCACCCAGGCCCGGGGCCTGTCGATCGTCCACGAGACCGTCTACGAGCAGCGGCTGGGCTACACCGAGGCGCTGAACTCGATGGGCGCCAACATCCAGGTCTACCGGGACTGCCTCGGCGGCACCCCGTGCCGCTTCGGCCGGCGCAACTTCAAGCACTCCGCGGTGATCGCCGGCCCGAGCAAGCTGCACGCGGCCGACCTGGTCATCCCGGACCTGCGGGCCGGGTTCAGCCACCTGATCGCGGCGCTCGCCGCCGAGGGCACCTCCCGGGTGTACGGCGTCGACCTGATCAACCGCGGCTACGAGGACTTCGAGGCGAAGCTCGCCGACCTCGGCGCCCACGTCGAGCGGCCGTAA
- a CDS encoding ABC transporter permease gives MGESGVAQRGGALTAYRALLGAQARSQTAYRASFVADLLGNVGATVFDVVTVLVLFGVTRELGGFTLRETLVMVGLSACAFATADLLVGNIERIPRYVRTGLLDAVLLRPLGALPQLLLMDLPLRKVSRALFGLAVWVVALASADLAWTPGRVLLAVLAPIAGVVFFGAVFVATATVSFFWIESSELANSVTYGGRDFTSYPVTVYGGWFRGLFAYGLGFAFVSYHPALALLGRADPLGLPAWVGWAAPGVAVVAAALAAVAWRFGIRHYRSTGS, from the coding sequence GTGGGTGAGAGCGGAGTGGCGCAGCGGGGCGGGGCGCTGACCGCGTATCGCGCGTTGCTCGGCGCGCAGGCCCGGTCGCAGACCGCGTACCGTGCCTCGTTCGTGGCCGACCTGCTGGGCAACGTGGGCGCGACCGTGTTCGACGTGGTCACCGTGCTGGTGCTGTTCGGCGTGACCCGGGAACTGGGCGGGTTCACGCTGCGCGAGACGTTGGTGATGGTCGGCCTGTCCGCCTGCGCGTTCGCCACCGCCGACCTGCTCGTCGGCAACATCGAGCGGATCCCCCGCTACGTGCGGACCGGCCTGCTCGACGCGGTGCTGCTGCGTCCGCTCGGTGCGTTGCCCCAACTGCTGCTGATGGACCTGCCGCTGCGCAAGGTCTCCCGCGCGCTGTTCGGGCTGGCCGTCTGGGTCGTCGCGCTGGCCTCCGCCGACCTGGCGTGGACTCCGGGCCGCGTCCTGCTGGCCGTGCTCGCCCCGATCGCCGGGGTGGTCTTCTTCGGCGCGGTCTTCGTGGCCACCGCGACCGTCTCCTTCTTCTGGATCGAGTCGAGCGAGCTGGCCAACTCGGTGACCTACGGTGGGCGGGACTTCACCTCGTACCCGGTCACCGTCTACGGCGGCTGGTTCCGCGGGCTGTTCGCGTACGGCCTGGGCTTCGCCTTCGTCAGCTACCACCCGGCGCTGGCCCTGCTCGGCCGCGCCGACCCGCTCGGCCTGCCGGCCTGGGTGGGCTGGGCCGCGCCGGGCGTCGCGGTGGTCGCCGCCGCGCTGGCGGCCGTGGCCTGGCGCTTCGGCATCCGCCACTACCGGAGTACGGGGTCATGA
- a CDS encoding DUF3043 domain-containing protein encodes MPSLFRRKSNDLVDEAVTSVTPDESSDSARPRGYTPAKGRETPKRPTAGRRPGGGAPSKPLSKEEARVRRRELRAEAAAEFRREGGPRDRGPERLLARNVVDSRRTIGTWFFGGALIVLIGSNAAMPPEVRLISNLLWGALALGVVVDSILISRKIGKLVRERFPNSDQRMGSLYLYAIMRSITFRRMRAPAPRVNLGDPV; translated from the coding sequence GTGCCGTCGCTGTTTCGCCGCAAGTCCAACGACCTCGTCGACGAGGCCGTCACCTCCGTGACGCCGGACGAGTCGTCCGATTCCGCCCGCCCCCGGGGTTACACCCCGGCGAAGGGGCGCGAGACCCCGAAGCGACCGACCGCCGGCCGCCGGCCGGGCGGCGGCGCCCCCTCCAAGCCCCTGAGCAAGGAGGAGGCCCGGGTTCGTCGCCGGGAGCTGCGGGCCGAGGCGGCGGCCGAGTTCCGCCGCGAGGGAGGTCCGCGCGACCGGGGCCCCGAGCGGCTGTTGGCGCGCAACGTCGTCGACTCCCGGCGGACGATCGGCACCTGGTTCTTCGGCGGCGCGCTGATCGTGCTCATCGGGTCGAACGCGGCGATGCCGCCGGAGGTACGACTGATCTCCAACCTGCTCTGGGGCGCGCTGGCCCTGGGCGTGGTGGTCGACTCGATCCTGATCTCCCGCAAGATCGGCAAGCTCGTCCGTGAGCGGTTCCCCAACAGCGACCAGCGGATGGGTTCCCTCTACCTCTACGCGATCATGCGGTCGATCACCTTCCGCCGGATGCGCGCCCCGGCCCCCCGGGTCAACCTCGGCGACCCCGTCTGA
- a CDS encoding helix-turn-helix domain-containing protein → MAPEPAPPLVVIAAALRRERQRVGISLAELARRSGVAESTLTEVEAARADPSVETLWSLGRALGVPFSRLVEPPRAPVRVIRAGEGPRVRSEHADFTGTLLSAGSDQVRRDVYLIELEPGAVRTAEAHAPRSAEHVVVAAGRLRVGPESDLVELGPGDYAMFPGDAPHRYEALQPGTFAVLVMEHP, encoded by the coding sequence ATGGCGCCGGAACCGGCTCCACCGCTGGTCGTCATCGCCGCCGCGCTGCGCCGGGAACGGCAACGGGTCGGCATCTCGCTGGCCGAGCTGGCCCGACGGTCCGGGGTCGCCGAGTCCACGCTCACCGAGGTGGAGGCGGCCCGGGCTGACCCGAGCGTCGAGACGCTGTGGTCGCTCGGCCGGGCGCTCGGCGTCCCGTTCAGCCGGCTGGTCGAGCCGCCGCGGGCACCCGTACGCGTGATCCGGGCCGGCGAGGGCCCGCGGGTCCGCTCGGAACACGCCGACTTCACTGGCACCCTGCTCAGCGCCGGCTCGGACCAGGTCCGCCGGGACGTCTACCTCATCGAGCTGGAGCCCGGGGCGGTGCGGACCGCGGAGGCGCACGCCCCGCGCAGCGCCGAACACGTCGTCGTGGCCGCCGGCCGGCTCCGGGTCGGCCCGGAGTCCGACCTTGTGGAGCTGGGCCCCGGCGACTACGCCATGTTCCCCGGTGACGCCCCGCACCGGTACGAGGCGTTGCAGCCGGGCACCTTCGCGGTGCTGGTGATGGAGCACCCCTGA
- a CDS encoding ABC transporter ATP-binding protein — protein MTVIDARGLRKEFTVRVKTGRLRRERRVRAAVDGIDLRVERGEMLGYIGPNGAGKSTTLKMLTGVLMPSAGEVRVCGLRPVAQRTRLALRIGVVFGQRSQLWWDLPLRESFDLLRHVYRVPAAEHAARLRRCRDLLDLDGFLDVPVRQLSLGQRMRGELTAALLHGPEVLFLDEPTIGLDVVSRQAVRGFLGELGRAGDTTLVLTTHDLADIERLCRRLVVVDHGRVVHDGSIAQLHHRYGSRRLVVADLDAPMVEPPALPGARLHQVTADGRRLAYALESAGVAEVVAGLAGLASLRDISVVEPDIEEVVARLYRSPAENPAQDRTADERAAEDEAPAATA, from the coding sequence ATGACGGTCATCGACGCGCGCGGGCTGCGCAAGGAGTTCACGGTACGGGTGAAGACCGGCCGGCTGCGCCGGGAGCGCCGGGTCCGCGCCGCCGTCGACGGGATCGACCTGCGGGTGGAGCGGGGCGAGATGCTCGGCTACATCGGGCCGAACGGCGCCGGCAAGTCCACCACGCTGAAGATGCTCACCGGCGTGCTCATGCCCAGCGCCGGCGAGGTACGCGTCTGCGGGCTGCGCCCGGTCGCCCAGCGCACCCGCCTCGCGCTGCGCATCGGTGTGGTGTTCGGGCAGCGCTCGCAGCTCTGGTGGGACCTGCCCCTGCGGGAGTCGTTCGACCTGCTCCGGCACGTCTACCGGGTGCCGGCCGCCGAGCACGCCGCCCGGCTGCGCCGCTGCCGCGATCTGCTCGACCTGGACGGCTTCCTCGACGTCCCGGTCCGGCAGCTCTCCCTCGGCCAGCGGATGCGGGGCGAGCTGACCGCCGCGCTGCTGCACGGCCCGGAGGTGCTCTTCCTCGACGAGCCGACCATCGGCCTCGACGTGGTGAGCCGGCAGGCGGTCCGGGGCTTCCTCGGTGAGCTGGGCCGGGCCGGTGACACGACGCTGGTCCTGACCACCCACGACCTGGCCGACATCGAGCGGCTGTGCCGGCGGCTGGTGGTGGTCGACCACGGCCGGGTGGTGCACGACGGTTCGATCGCGCAGCTCCACCACCGGTACGGCTCCCGCCGCCTGGTCGTCGCCGACCTGGACGCGCCGATGGTGGAGCCCCCGGCGCTGCCCGGCGCGCGGCTGCACCAGGTGACGGCCGACGGTCGGCGGCTCGCGTACGCGCTGGAGTCCGCCGGGGTGGCCGAGGTGGTCGCCGGCCTGGCCGGGCTGGCGAGCCTGCGGGACATCTCGGTCGTGGAGCCGGACATCGAGGAGGTCGTCGCGCGGCTGTACCGGTCGCCGGCGGAGAACCCGGCCCAGGACCGGACGGCGGACGAGCGGGCGGCGGAGGACGAGGCTCCGGCCGCCACGGCGTGA
- a CDS encoding WG repeat-containing protein, which yields MNSRYPDRWSDPAEPSWVFEPTHEWHPQFPGQRYPGDIGVQHAPPPPPRGRASVVGRTDVPPLAPTRPDGTYVGRSWADEPFPEEDWDGRHDSRAGQRHDDEPYRRPHAEPTWSEERPPARRPASDGRTEWADRRSRGEDRAARDNGWHREPGHDRQEPRPSRSEPVGRSRPPSPASPVSPGPRPEPGWMTEPDEEPPTRRRDGADRASAGHDRRPPETTGRTRYPWGQAERDRRPDDPYGDGRDLPGPRGGQPRPDDRPHHADHDPAARQRYAEDRGRRPEPDRAGHSWHEDDRHPDQNGRPRQTSEPRYDTDRRHDTDRRPDADPRQRPEWHGSDPRRQPPRESAGRTEPYVDRRPPVDAYRERRPQPEHDDVLPWPPPGPVRPDRSREAARHPEPRPERQRPAEPGGPRGARPEPPSRHDDRWSGVRPERAPRNEEPHPPTVRRPGPGAPISGPPVSPAAGHSPHPGAPVSPAAGHGPFPSPVSPASGHGPHPGRPVSPAAGPVSPAPATPTSAAPVSPAPGAPVSGAPAPGVVRPDATGPARRSPAPPDDPSPVSGPPAARLRMEFRPAPTEPPLGTPPAAAGRPDPARPGGPPPRYPAAPVGDAAPPAPYRPAPVAPPHAENPSPAAPGAQRPTAPSPETYGRAPETRRGAPDSEQPASMPRAGHHGTPHPEAYRPTAAADRATPTPDRRDGAASPVDRPMSAPPDPHPRGGAASPVDRPMSAPPSYRPPAAGPPGDQPGSPTASAESAPPITPGRPRVYVPPPPSDPPTPAFPPEAGRTGVSGTWFGAGPSDASGSGREDASTAERSGSTPVSAPPVDADRETGVGAGTGVPPSARPTSAPPADATPGRPGAVPQAGGDPGVAEREEVRTTRPVSTPPAHPVSGPPAHPVSAPPAYPVSAPPAQPPSGVTADPVSAPPAYPVSAPPAYPVSAPPAYPVSAPPAHPVSGPPAHPVSAPPAHPVSGPPAHPISAPPNYATPASAAARPAPEVEPDARPVSGPPAAIDPVSAPPAAIEPVSAPPAAIEPVSAPPAAGEPVLPAPREPVAGALPSPSPDAPPRPDDTPPGTANASVPSPARPVSAPPVTLTSELTAGPAATPPVGPEASAPGADDPADDSVDPGADPLGEDRPVVPDTRAAARPASDPLPSPHSGPEATSDAPTSTVDTPTPADPTLAAPVSAPPARPVSGPPTAPTDAPTSGSPVGSVSGPPLATPDLSWRDESSGRSPAAWPDESAPVSAPPADRRDDPAPGSPAPVDGAEEPTSPPTPPTSGWDDGTAPTEADEATPARGAEAPVPTPSAAPVSGPPAEPVSAPPAGPVSTPAATTDAAEPEGETPVETPTPLSPAEHGDPEQVLAGYRWQLDPETLREVAAEPDELRTIRRRLGEKLDASADNRARARLLSLRAVVSRIVGDLDDALADGRLALTYAEATGELRRIALARARLAEVLRWRGDFLEADQLFTRATSTELPDRLRAALHEHTARCSYDQGRLMEACHHFERALDLRGEGDPELLARVRVGLDAVAERAAERGFGPYPRSRDDILEPVRPPAPARDGGLWGYADPNGDLVIPARYAEAQPFREGLAWVRRPDTDRWSLIALTGTTVVEPSFLAARPFSDGLAWVVRDGTAGWQAVDPTGDVVVPPGFADVRPFQRGVAAVRREGWGAVDRAGHLVVPTRYHSLRTELADGRYVEGFTDEGLAVVEVGGRRGVVDRSGAVVVPPAHPALVIHPVAFLVTAGNGRWGALDRRGRPLIDPVHHSRAELVEEIDQLLTDATPVL from the coding sequence ATGAACAGCCGGTATCCCGACCGGTGGTCGGACCCGGCCGAACCGTCCTGGGTGTTCGAACCGACCCACGAGTGGCATCCCCAGTTCCCCGGCCAGCGTTACCCCGGGGACATCGGCGTCCAGCACGCACCGCCACCACCGCCGCGCGGACGGGCCAGCGTCGTCGGCCGCACCGACGTGCCGCCGCTCGCCCCGACCCGCCCCGACGGCACGTACGTGGGTCGATCCTGGGCCGACGAGCCGTTCCCCGAGGAGGACTGGGACGGCCGCCACGACAGCCGGGCCGGGCAACGCCACGACGACGAGCCGTACCGCCGCCCGCACGCCGAGCCCACCTGGTCCGAGGAGCGCCCGCCGGCCCGCCGCCCCGCGTCGGACGGCCGCACCGAGTGGGCCGACCGCCGCTCCCGCGGCGAGGACCGGGCCGCCCGGGACAACGGCTGGCACCGCGAGCCGGGCCATGACCGCCAGGAGCCTCGCCCGTCCCGGTCCGAGCCGGTGGGCCGGAGCCGGCCGCCCTCGCCCGCCTCGCCCGTCTCCCCCGGCCCTCGCCCCGAGCCCGGGTGGATGACCGAGCCGGACGAGGAGCCACCGACCCGCCGTCGGGACGGCGCCGACCGGGCATCCGCCGGCCACGACCGGCGCCCCCCGGAGACGACCGGCCGCACCCGCTACCCGTGGGGTCAGGCCGAGCGGGACCGGCGTCCCGACGACCCGTACGGTGACGGCCGGGACCTGCCCGGGCCGCGCGGCGGGCAGCCACGCCCCGACGACCGGCCACACCACGCCGACCACGACCCCGCCGCGAGGCAGCGGTACGCCGAGGACCGGGGACGGCGGCCCGAGCCGGACCGCGCCGGTCACTCCTGGCACGAGGACGACCGCCACCCCGACCAGAACGGACGTCCGCGTCAGACGTCCGAGCCGCGGTACGACACCGACCGCCGTCACGACACCGACCGCCGCCCGGATGCCGACCCGCGGCAGCGGCCGGAGTGGCACGGGTCCGACCCGCGCCGCCAGCCGCCACGCGAGTCGGCCGGACGGACCGAGCCGTACGTCGACCGGCGCCCGCCCGTCGACGCGTACCGGGAGCGACGTCCCCAGCCGGAGCACGACGACGTGCTGCCGTGGCCGCCGCCCGGCCCGGTGCGTCCGGACCGGAGCCGGGAGGCCGCACGCCACCCGGAGCCGCGGCCGGAGCGGCAGCGCCCGGCCGAGCCCGGCGGCCCCCGGGGCGCCCGCCCCGAGCCACCGTCCCGCCACGACGATCGGTGGAGCGGGGTACGGCCGGAACGCGCACCGCGCAACGAGGAGCCGCACCCTCCGACCGTTCGCCGTCCCGGCCCGGGCGCGCCCATCTCCGGCCCTCCGGTCTCCCCCGCCGCCGGCCACAGCCCACACCCCGGCGCGCCCGTCTCCCCCGCCGCCGGCCACGGTCCCTTCCCCAGCCCGGTCTCCCCGGCGTCCGGGCACGGTCCGCACCCCGGCAGGCCGGTGTCCCCGGCGGCGGGTCCGGTCTCGCCGGCTCCGGCCACCCCGACGTCGGCGGCGCCGGTGTCCCCGGCGCCCGGCGCACCCGTCTCCGGCGCACCCGCACCCGGGGTCGTCCGCCCTGACGCGACCGGGCCCGCGCGCCGGTCGCCCGCTCCTCCCGACGACCCGTCGCCGGTGTCCGGTCCGCCGGCCGCCCGGCTCCGCATGGAGTTCCGTCCCGCCCCGACGGAACCCCCGCTCGGAACGCCGCCGGCGGCCGCCGGACGCCCGGACCCGGCCCGCCCGGGCGGGCCACCGCCGCGCTACCCGGCCGCGCCGGTCGGCGACGCCGCCCCGCCCGCCCCGTACCGCCCGGCGCCGGTCGCGCCCCCGCACGCCGAGAATCCGTCCCCCGCCGCACCCGGTGCTCAGCGCCCGACCGCGCCCTCTCCGGAGACGTACGGCCGCGCACCGGAAACCCGCCGGGGCGCACCGGACAGCGAGCAGCCCGCATCGATGCCCCGCGCCGGCCACCACGGCACGCCCCACCCGGAGGCGTACCGGCCCACCGCTGCGGCCGACCGGGCGACGCCCACGCCGGACCGACGCGACGGCGCCGCATCCCCGGTCGACCGTCCGATGTCCGCCCCGCCGGACCCGCACCCGCGCGGCGGTGCCGCGTCCCCGGTGGACCGTCCGATGTCCGCCCCGCCGAGCTACCGGCCGCCAGCCGCCGGGCCGCCCGGGGATCAGCCCGGTAGCCCGACCGCGTCCGCCGAGTCGGCGCCGCCGATCACCCCGGGGCGTCCCCGGGTGTACGTCCCGCCACCTCCGTCGGACCCGCCCACGCCGGCCTTCCCGCCGGAGGCGGGGCGGACCGGTGTGAGCGGCACCTGGTTCGGAGCCGGACCGTCGGACGCGTCCGGCTCCGGCCGGGAGGACGCGTCCACCGCCGAACGGAGCGGGTCGACGCCCGTCTCGGCACCGCCGGTCGACGCCGACCGCGAGACGGGTGTCGGGGCCGGCACCGGAGTCCCACCATCGGCCCGCCCGACGTCCGCGCCGCCCGCCGACGCGACGCCCGGCCGGCCGGGCGCGGTCCCGCAGGCGGGGGGCGACCCGGGCGTCGCCGAGCGGGAGGAGGTGCGCACCACTCGTCCGGTTTCCACACCGCCGGCGCACCCCGTCTCCGGGCCACCGGCGCACCCGGTCTCGGCGCCGCCGGCCTACCCCGTCTCCGCGCCGCCCGCCCAGCCGCCCTCCGGTGTTACCGCGGACCCGGTCTCGGCACCGCCGGCTTACCCGGTCTCCGCACCGCCGGCGTATCCAGTCTCGGCACCCCCGGCCTATCCGGTCTCGGCGCCGCCGGCGCATCCCGTCAGCGGACCGCCGGCCCACCCGGTCTCGGCACCGCCGGCGCATCCCGTCAGCGGACCGCCGGCCCATCCAATATCCGCACCGCCGAACTACGCGACCCCGGCGTCGGCCGCCGCGCGGCCCGCACCGGAGGTCGAGCCCGACGCCCGTCCGGTGTCCGGCCCGCCGGCCGCCATCGACCCGGTGTCGGCACCGCCGGCCGCCATCGAACCCGTGTCCGCACCACCGGCCGCCATCGAACCCGTATCGGCACCACCGGCCGCCGGCGAGCCGGTGCTTCCCGCTCCGCGTGAGCCGGTGGCCGGCGCGTTGCCGTCTCCCTCGCCGGACGCACCGCCCCGCCCCGACGACACTCCGCCGGGCACCGCGAACGCTTCGGTGCCCTCGCCAGCGCGGCCCGTCTCGGCTCCGCCGGTCACCCTGACGTCGGAGCTCACGGCAGGGCCGGCCGCCACACCGCCGGTCGGCCCGGAGGCGTCGGCGCCCGGCGCCGACGACCCGGCGGACGACTCGGTCGACCCGGGCGCCGATCCACTCGGCGAGGACCGGCCGGTCGTTCCCGACACCCGCGCCGCCGCGCGTCCCGCATCGGACCCGCTCCCATCCCCGCACTCCGGGCCGGAGGCGACGTCCGACGCACCGACATCCACCGTGGACACACCAACGCCGGCGGACCCGACCCTGGCCGCACCGGTCTCGGCTCCTCCGGCCCGGCCCGTGTCCGGGCCGCCAACCGCCCCGACCGACGCACCGACCTCCGGGTCGCCCGTCGGATCGGTCTCCGGTCCGCCGCTCGCCACGCCCGACCTGTCCTGGCGGGACGAGTCGTCGGGCCGGTCACCGGCCGCCTGGCCGGACGAATCCGCGCCGGTGTCGGCGCCGCCCGCCGATCGGCGCGACGACCCCGCACCCGGGTCACCGGCACCCGTCGACGGGGCCGAGGAGCCGACTTCCCCACCGACGCCGCCCACCTCAGGATGGGACGACGGCACAGCCCCGACCGAGGCCGACGAGGCGACACCCGCGCGCGGAGCCGAGGCTCCGGTGCCCACCCCGTCCGCTGCCCCCGTGTCCGGACCACCCGCCGAGCCGGTGTCCGCGCCACCGGCCGGCCCGGTGTCCACGCCTGCGGCGACCACCGACGCGGCGGAGCCCGAGGGCGAGACTCCGGTCGAGACGCCGACGCCGCTCAGCCCGGCCGAGCACGGCGACCCGGAGCAGGTGCTGGCGGGCTACCGCTGGCAGTTGGACCCGGAGACGCTCCGCGAGGTGGCGGCGGAGCCGGACGAGCTGCGGACGATCCGGCGACGGTTGGGCGAGAAGCTGGACGCCTCCGCCGACAACCGGGCCCGGGCCCGGCTGCTCAGCCTCCGCGCGGTCGTGTCGCGGATCGTCGGCGACCTGGACGACGCGCTCGCCGACGGCCGGCTGGCCCTCACGTACGCGGAGGCGACCGGCGAGCTGCGTCGGATCGCGCTCGCCCGGGCCCGCCTGGCGGAGGTGCTGCGCTGGCGCGGCGACTTCCTGGAGGCCGACCAGCTCTTCACCCGCGCGACGTCGACGGAGCTGCCCGACCGGCTGCGGGCCGCGCTGCACGAGCACACGGCCCGGTGCAGTTACGACCAGGGCCGGTTGATGGAGGCCTGCCACCACTTCGAGCGGGCGCTCGACCTGCGGGGCGAGGGCGACCCGGAGCTGCTGGCCCGCGTGCGGGTCGGCCTGGACGCGGTCGCCGAGCGGGCCGCGGAGCGGGGCTTCGGGCCGTACCCGCGAAGCCGGGACGACATCCTGGAGCCGGTCCGACCCCCGGCGCCCGCGCGCGACGGCGGCCTCTGGGGGTACGCGGACCCGAACGGCGACCTGGTCATCCCGGCCCGGTACGCGGAGGCGCAGCCCTTCCGGGAGGGGCTGGCGTGGGTGCGGCGGCCGGACACCGACCGGTGGTCGTTGATCGCGCTCACCGGTACGACGGTGGTCGAACCGTCGTTCCTGGCGGCACGTCCCTTCTCCGACGGGCTGGCCTGGGTGGTGCGGGACGGCACCGCGGGCTGGCAGGCCGTCGACCCCACCGGCGACGTGGTGGTCCCGCCCGGCTTCGCCGACGTACGCCCGTTTCAGCGCGGGGTGGCCGCGGTGCGCCGGGAGGGCTGGGGCGCGGTGGACCGCGCCGGACACCTCGTGGTGCCGACCCGCTACCACTCGCTGCGCACCGAGCTGGCGGACGGCCGGTACGTGGAGGGGTTCACCGACGAGGGTCTGGCCGTGGTGGAGGTGGGTGGTCGTCGCGGTGTGGTGGACCGTTCCGGCGCGGTCGTCGTGCCGCCGGCACATCCCGCGCTGGTGATCCACCCGGTCGCGTTCCTGGTGACGGCGGGCAACGGCCGGTGGGGTGCCCTCGATCGGCGCGGCCGGCCCCTGATCGACCCGGTGCACCACAGCCGCGCCGAGTTGGTCGAGGAGATCGACCAGCTGCTCACCGACGCCACGCCGGTGCTCTGA